The region CGGTATTCGCTTCCTATCGCTGGATTGCACCAAAGTCGGCGAGGAAAGAATCAAGAAAGCGATCCCAGGATATTATTTATCCACCGTCAAAGGCGGCTCGGCGTCAGGCATCCTCGAAGACATCTGCGCCTACACCTACGACATTTATCTCGTCGGCCACGCCAAACTACCCGACGCCGTCGTGCGCAGCGTCCTGCAAGCGATCTGGGTCAACATCGACAAGCTGCCGCAGTTCCATCCCGGCTTCGCCGAATGGACCAAAGCCCGCGCCGTCGATCCCGAAGTGACCCTGCCCTACCATCCGGCCGCGGTGCGCTATTTCAAAGACGCCGGCGCCTGGCCGGCAAAGATGGACGAAGTGCAAAAGAAACTGCTGGCGTGGAAACCGTAACGAAGATTGCCGGGCCAAATGGAGTGATGGAGTATTGGAGTGCTGGGTTCAAAACGGAGGAAGCTTATGTTAATTCGCACCTTGCTAATTCGATTGTCGGTAACGTTTAGCGTCACCCTAATTTTTTCGTTGGCAACTGCCTACGCGCAAAAACTCCCGCCTTCCGTGACCATCGGCGCCAATCCCGCGGGTACGGTTTTCTACGCCGTGGGAGCGGGCTTGGCAAAGGTGATCAGCGGCGCGGGGCCGATGCAGTCGATCGTGCAGCCTTACACTGGCACCAGTACCCTATTGCCGCTGCTCGACAGCGGCGAACTCGACTTCGCCATTGTCAATACCGTCGAAACCAATCTCGCTTACCAGGGACCAGTGAAACTAAAAATCGGCGGAAAAAACCCGTTGCCCCATGTGCCCAACGCGCGGCTGATTATGCGCGGCTCGCCTTTGTTCGTCGGTCTAGTTGGAAAAAAGGACGGCATCAAAAGCGTACACGAAATCAAAGGCAAGCGCGTCACCGGCGAGTACCCGGCGAACATCGCGATCTGGTATCACGGCTATGCTGCGCTCGCGAGCGCCGGTCTCAGCTGGGACGATGTAAAGGTCGTCCCAGTCCCCGCGCTTAACGAAGGCATCGACGCCGTTGTGCAAGGGCGCGCCGATGTGAGTATCCATTCCGTTGGCGCAGCAAAAGTAAAAGAAGCGGACGCCGCCGTCGGGGCGCGCTATATTCCGATCGATTGTAGCGCGCAAGGCGATGCGCGAGTTAGAAAAGCTGTGCCGGGCTATGTGACGACCACGCTCAAGTCAGGTCTCTCCACCGGCATTATCACCGACACCTGTGTTCTCACTTACGACATCTACATGCTCGGGCACAAAGGGTTATCCAACGATGTGGTCCAGGCTAGCCTCAAAGCGATCTGGGAAAATATCGACAAGCTGCCGCCGCTCCACGCGCAGTTCCAAGAATGGACCCGAGAGCGCGCCGCGTCGGCCGACGTAACGGTGCCGTATCATCCCGCCGCCGTGCAGTTCTACAAGGAAAAGAATTTGTGGAATGCGAAAATGGACGAGACCCAGAAACGACTGCTGGCAGTGAATCCGTAGAAGGAAGACGAAATGGAATGTTGGAGTGATGGGTTCGGACGGGAGACAAGCTATGTTTGTTAGTAAATCAATAATTCGCGGTTTCGTGTACGTTGGTATCGTCGCTGCGATCTTTGTTGGTGTGAATTCCGCGCACGCGCAGAAGCTTCCTGCCTCGACAACCATCGGCACCAATCCCGCCGGTTCGCTATTTTATTCCGTAGCGAGCGGACTCGCCAAAGTTATCAGCGGCGCCGGGCCGATGCAGGCGATCGTTCAGCCTTACACCGGTAGCAGCACGTTCTTGCCGTTGTTGGACAGTGGCGAGATCGATTACGGCATTATCAACGCCGTCGATATGGCTATGGCCTATCAAGGACCGAAGCTGAAGGTTACCGGACGTAACCCGCTACCGTTCACGCCGAATACTCGGCTGATCATGCGCGGTTCGCCGTTACTCACCAGTTTAGTTTCTAAAAAGGACGGAGCGATCAAAACCGTCGCGGACGTCAAAGGTAAAAGAGTCACCGGCGAATACCCGGCGCACCTCGCGGTCTGGTTCAGCGTCTACGGTTCCCTCACCAGCGGCGGATTGACTTGGGATGACGTCAAAGTCGTGCCGGTGCCCGCGGTCAACGAAGGCATCGACGCGCTGGTGCAAGGACGCGCGGAGGTCAGCAATCACACTGTCGCTTCGGCCAAGATCAAAGAAGCGGATGCCGCCGTTGGCGTGCGTTGCGTTTCCCTCGACTGCTCGCCCCAAGGCGAAGCGCGCGTCAAGAAAGCCGTGCCTGGTTACTATCTGACGATGCTCAAGTCCGGCCACTCAACCGGCATCATCGGCGACACCTGCGTGCAAGCATACGACATGTATTTGGTCGGCCACAAAGCTTTGTCGAACGACGTCATCAGCGCGGCTTTGAAAGCGATCTGGGACAACATCGACAAGCTCGCGCCGCTGCACCCCTCGCTGCAAGAGTGGACCCGCGAGCGCGCCGTCACGCTCGACGCGACCATGGCCTATCACCCGGCCGCCGTGCAGTTTTACAAAGAGAAAAACGTTTGGCCGGCGAAAATGGACGACACGCAGAAACGACTATTAGCTGTAAATCCGTGACTTCCGCTTCAACGGCTTGAACGGCTGGAACTGAGCGCAGCGCTTGAACGATTTGAACGGTTTGATCATTTACCATGAGTGACGAGCTCGCCGCTACACCTGGACGTTTTCGCAAGCTCACCGGCGCGCCGGCGGCGATCTTGCGCACGTTGCTGATTACGATCACCGTGCTCGGTTCGTTGTGGGCGCTGGAAATCCACCACCACTTCGAAGTTACTTTCTTTAAGCAGCAATATCTCGCGCTGTTTCTCGCCCTCGGCCTCGGCAGCGTGTTTCTCGCCGTCAAAGCTTTTCCCAAACAAGTGGGCGACAGCGTTCCTTGGTATGACTGGCTGCTCGCGCTCGGCGGCCTCGCCATCGGACTCTACGTCACGATT is a window of Deltaproteobacteria bacterium DNA encoding:
- a CDS encoding TAXI family TRAP transporter solute-binding subunit, giving the protein MLIRTLLIRLSVTFSVTLIFSLATAYAQKLPPSVTIGANPAGTVFYAVGAGLAKVISGAGPMQSIVQPYTGTSTLLPLLDSGELDFAIVNTVETNLAYQGPVKLKIGGKNPLPHVPNARLIMRGSPLFVGLVGKKDGIKSVHEIKGKRVTGEYPANIAIWYHGYAALASAGLSWDDVKVVPVPALNEGIDAVVQGRADVSIHSVGAAKVKEADAAVGARYIPIDCSAQGDARVRKAVPGYVTTTLKSGLSTGIITDTCVLTYDIYMLGHKGLSNDVVQASLKAIWENIDKLPPLHAQFQEWTRERAASADVTVPYHPAAVQFYKEKNLWNAKMDETQKRLLAVNP
- a CDS encoding TAXI family TRAP transporter solute-binding subunit — encoded protein: MGSDGRQAMFVSKSIIRGFVYVGIVAAIFVGVNSAHAQKLPASTTIGTNPAGSLFYSVASGLAKVISGAGPMQAIVQPYTGSSTFLPLLDSGEIDYGIINAVDMAMAYQGPKLKVTGRNPLPFTPNTRLIMRGSPLLTSLVSKKDGAIKTVADVKGKRVTGEYPAHLAVWFSVYGSLTSGGLTWDDVKVVPVPAVNEGIDALVQGRAEVSNHTVASAKIKEADAAVGVRCVSLDCSPQGEARVKKAVPGYYLTMLKSGHSTGIIGDTCVQAYDMYLVGHKALSNDVISAALKAIWDNIDKLAPLHPSLQEWTRERAVTLDATMAYHPAAVQFYKEKNVWPAKMDDTQKRLLAVNP